CAAGTGGATCTATCAACTGAACAACTTGGATTGGAATGTGGCAAATGAGTAGAATGCCTTTTGTTCTAGATTTTTCCCCAGGGACAGTACAGAAGTAAATCTAGAAACCTGGATTTAAACCCATATACAGGTTTTTCTTAAAGTGAAGATGTGCCCATTTTTTAGGTCACTTAATGAAATatccacatttatttataaaatactaCCCTGAAAGTCTGAACTAATTATGCATTAAGATTATAGCCTGATATTTAAACTATTGGTAATCATTTGGTAGAACGTCTTTTGGATTCTCATACATATTTAGCATGGGTATTCCTGTCAGGGCTTACATTTTCTAGATGCTAGGTATGTTTAAATCACAAGTTTGCTCAAAAACTCAACATGCatgctgaaaaatacataaacttttaatttctcaaaaattgccACTTTTCAGTAAGAGCTCCTGAGCAACACCTGCCCATGAAATGGATCAATAAATCCCAACTTATTAAAACAGGTTAAACTGAATTTGTATCCCAATGTTGCCACCTCCAAGCAAATTCTTTAATCTTACGGTGAAATAAGTTAAAAGTACAAAGTCAGCAGCGGCACTACTCTTATTTTTCAGATTGCAAAAGAAACTTGTGCATGATGCAAAACTCAAAACGCATCAAGTGGTATCTCAGAACGTTTATTCAACGATCTTCTGTATGTACAAAACATTTAGGAGGTAGGAGCTGGCACAGTCTGGCCCCGCTGCACAGACACCCTGGTGTGAGTCTTAGCCAGATGGTCGGTGAActcctgaaaaaacaaaaagatttgacCAAAACTGTACAtatacaacttttaaaaaaaattaaattaaaaatttttacaaatatcaATTGCACTGACCTGGTATGGAGACTTTGTGAAAATCGTTTCCTTCCACAGATCAGGGGTCAGATAGCTGTAGGTCTTTGAGATGGCATCAAAGGTGGCCTTAGCTAGTAAAGATAAAGGTAATTAGTGGATGatgcacaaaacaaacacaaatctgttctaaaaaataaagatgttcaACACAGTAGCTTGGGAACAGAGAAGACGTATGGTATTCGTTCTTTTCTCTCCTGATAATAAAGACAGCAACACCATTGACGAGGTGAAGCTGAGCAGAGCAAAGAAGAAACTCAAAGACTCATTTGTTCTGCATTAAACTCCGAACACCTAAAGAGTTACCAACTTACCAAAGTTGCCAAGCGTGGCGGTGCAGCCCCTGGCGGAGGTGTAGCAGTCATCAATACCAGCCATCATGAGCAGCTTTTTGGGCACAGGCGCCGACACAATTCCAGTACCACGGGGAGCCGGGATGAGACGCACCAGTACCGAGCCACAGCGACCCGTCACCTTGCAGGGCACGGTGTGGGGTTTGCCGATCTTGTTACCCCAGTAACCTCTCCTGACTGGAACGATGGACAGCTTGGCCAGGATGATGGCTCCACGGATAGCTGTAGCTACCTCCTTGGAGCACTTCACTCCCAGACCAACATGGCCGTTGTAGTCGCCAATGGCAACAAAGGCCTGTAAATGAGGACGGACAAAATTAGAGGGCAACTATTCAACAAAACAAGTCGCAAGACACTCAGTTTACCTTGAATCTTGTGCGCTGACCAGCCCTGGTCTGCTTTTGGACAGGCATGATCTTCAGGACCTCGTCTTTCAGACCAGAACCCAGGAAGAAGTCAATGATCTCAGACTCCTACAAACAGGAACAACATCTCATCAtcatgtaataataataatatttttaaaaggctgAGACTTTTTGGTGACGACTACCACCAAAAAGAGAAAGCTGGAGGAAAAGACAATGACACAGAATAATAGATTTGAGATGCGTTGGACAAACTGACAGATGTagagaaaagatggaaatgGGAAACGTGGGTGGAAGGATGTAACAGATTCTGTCATGACAGAAAAGCAACTGGTTGAACAAATGGAAAGTTGTAGGACAGATGGAGAGGTGGACAGAAGGATAagtttaaagtgacagagctTGATAACTTTTTGAAATTGCATTCAAGATGTGgcatatgaaaataaaaacctatggGGATTATCACTAATCACACAAACCGGTAAAAACTACATACATTAGGTAATATGTCACATTTATAACAGGGACAGATCACAAAAgcttagatttaaaaaaaacacattcccTAGAATCACACAGTAAGTAATATTCACtgcatattttatataaaatagcTGATTTTCTTACCTTGATGGGCAGAGAGTAGAGATAGATCTCCTCCAGAGTCTTGATCTTCATGTCCTTAACAAGGCGGCCCAGCTTGGTGACGGGAACCCACTAAAAGGAAAGAGCATCACCGTTAATAAGTAACACTTTAAATCAACCGAGTTTAGCTTGATCCAAATAAAAATCCTACCTCCTTGTCTTCGGACTTGCCACCCCGAGCACCGCGGCCCCTTCCACGGCCCCTGCCGCGTCCACGGCCACGACCGCGGCCACCTGCGCCAAAGCCTCCGCGAAAACCTCCTCTACCACCGGCGTCGTCCGCCATTTGCTGTAAATGTTcaaatcaaaaccaaacattGGATTATCTGCTTTACCTGGATAAAATACAAGTTTAATCATCTCTACAAGACACGAGCATCGCCGCCATGTTTTGcgattttctttcatttaaaagtgtACATTTAGTTCCCATTTGCACGTAAATACCCACAGATAAATAAGAACGGACGTCTATATGTTTGACTGGGtgttaaaataatgtgtttacGTGAACGATGCATTGGATAATTAAAGATTTCAACACAAGAGATGAACAGCACGTCCACTTACGTGATCAGtataacaggaagaagaaccaTGAGAAGTTCCGCCGGGTTTTGTCTGGATCGTGTCATCGCGATATTTCCGTGAGGAGAGAATCTGCTCTCTGCTGCTTCTATTGGTAGCTTTTGCAAATGTGATTCCTACCCCACTTAATATTacatatgtttaaaaatagatattttacaaaaatactataatatttcaaatataataaaaatactataTCATAATAATTGCTGCAGATATATAATTTTTCCCTTTCCAATGCTCTGCTATggtttaaacaattaaaagaaagaataacacacattattctttcttttaagGTGGTATTATGCACCTTTGTTTTAGGAAACTTGAaatgtaaagtgttttaaaGGATTCAGGTATGTATTATGATTTTTAGTATTATTGTTATCACTATTCAAAATGCCACCAATGCTATTATAATTTCTTACTCTAcataattacatattttgtattCTATTAATTTATTAGTCTTGCTGAAATGACTAATGAGCCAAGCAATCTTAGTATTAGTAATGTCAAGCAATCTTAGTATTGCTTGGCTCATAAATAGTCAAAGTATTCATAATTCtaaatttaaagtgtttgtaCTAATTATCAATCAACAACAAACTGATTCATTCTCTATCCCTAAGGTAAAATTCACAGACAATTTAAtactgaataatttatttaagaaataattagGTCTACAGAACAAACTGGCCAAAGAATCACTCATTTTAAGCACATcacctgaagaaaacaaacacatgagcAATTTGCTCCCTTAGCAGTTGCTGTTGCTTGAAGACCCACTGGAACTGCCGCTGCTCTCTCCAAGGTCCACTTCCTCTTCCACCTCGTGTAGGTCATCCATTACCTCCAGGCTCTCACATATTAACCCTATTTGCCTCTTCATGTGGGCCATGGTGCTTTGCATCCTTTTCATCTTCCTATGTAGGGCCGTGGCGATGGCCCTGTGGTTCCTCTGCCTGGCCTCGTACTCCTGCCTCAGCTGTTTGTAGCAGTTGTGCTGAGTCTGGGTGCTGTGAGTGAGTATTGTCCCACAGCCCATGTGGCAGGGCTGCCGCCAGTGCTCACAGTGGCGCGCATGAGTGTCAATGTCCCTGCGCAGGAGTTGCGCCCTGCAGCCCTGGTACGGGCAGGGGATGAGCTCGTACAGGCAGGTCATGCTGTGGCAGTACTGCTCTGAGAGGGAAAAGGTCTCTGCACAGCCACGGATCTCATTTTTACACTGTGACAGAGATacacacacagatttttttttttaacaattacaTAATTTAAATTAGGCACGCAATATTTGGCAGAGTAACTCAGGAAACAAAGGAATTAATTCATATTGAATTAATGCCAAGCAAATGTGGAATTAAGCATTACGTTCCCAATGTCAAGTTTGTTTGAGTAGTCAGTCATATAAAGTGTAAACAAACCCTATAAAATACTCTTCGGCCAATAAGATATTGAAGTGAAATGTCTAATAAAAGATATGACAGtccacaaacatatttaaactggttttaatttCTTACCTTTATTTTCAAGCGTCCAATCGATTTGCTCAGCTTGAACATGACAAAGATCAGGCTTGGGTTTACCGGCTTCCTGCAGCAGGGGCAGGTCTCCTGTCTGCACAAGATAAATATCAGCTTGTCGTTACTTCTCCACTTGAGcaataaattaaagttcataTTTCAAAACTGTTTAGATGTAAAGTATTGTAGACCTTTTCAGCCACTGTAAGATGCATTTCTTGCAGAAGATATGGTGGCATGCACTTCTTACTGGACATCTGAGGACCCCCTGACAAATGGTGCAGATCAAATCGTAGTCCGGAGGGTCTACGAACAGCTCCACGTCGTAGCCCCCACTCTGTGCTGAAAGGTCTGGGTCAGCCTAGTGCAGTGTCAAATCTTTATTATAGCATAGACTTTGTTGAATAACATTTGGTTATGGAATAAAAGCATCATAGGAAAACTGAGAACAATCATAAATGAAGCAACATGTTCTCTCTAACATCATGTCCCCACAGCTCCCTACAATAGCTCTTTGGCATAAAGGAAGGGGCAACAAAACAGAATTGTTCTGGAAAGTCATATGACCAATCACatgattacaaaaaaataaacattacacacagcaattttcttccctttttgtCATTAACTAGCTCCTATTATTTTAAC
The DNA window shown above is from Xiphophorus couchianus chromosome 16, X_couchianus-1.0, whole genome shotgun sequence and carries:
- the rps2 gene encoding small ribosomal subunit protein uS5 is translated as MADDAGGRGGFRGGFGAGGRGRGRGRGRGRGRGRGARGGKSEDKEWVPVTKLGRLVKDMKIKTLEEIYLYSLPIKESEIIDFFLGSGLKDEVLKIMPVQKQTRAGQRTRFKAFVAIGDYNGHVGLGVKCSKEVATAIRGAIILAKLSIVPVRRGYWGNKIGKPHTVPCKVTGRCGSVLVRLIPAPRGTGIVSAPVPKKLLMMAGIDDCYTSARGCTATLGNFAKATFDAISKTYSYLTPDLWKETIFTKSPYQEFTDHLAKTHTRVSVQRGQTVPAPTS
- the rnf151 gene encoding RING finger protein 151, producing MADPDLSAQSGGYDVELFVDPPDYDLICTICQGVLRCPVRSACHHIFCKKCILQWLKRQETCPCCRKPVNPSLIFVMFKLSKSIGRLKIKCKNEIRGCAETFSLSEQYCHSMTCLYELIPCPYQGCRAQLLRRDIDTHARHCEHWRQPCHMGCGTILTHSTQTQHNCYKQLRQEYEARQRNHRAIATALHRKMKRMQSTMAHMKRQIGLICESLEVMDDLHEVEEEVDLGESSGSSSGSSSNSNC